A DNA window from Schistocerca americana isolate TAMUIC-IGC-003095 chromosome 4, iqSchAmer2.1, whole genome shotgun sequence contains the following coding sequences:
- the LOC124613195 gene encoding uncharacterized protein LOC124613195 has product MLPRTCIILLLLSLLSAAASVGDGTSSVAGTAKPPPAGAVSSFPGQKRRAPDRKLPASAQGQGTQTRRPTRKPAKQRPARRPQRRPVQQGNTQDTNGNQAGAAASDPWQTPSYLVCYLYPASPVYQDISPNQPFAATSNGAVYPPYIGYKISAPTNVGSGASDDSVNKMFVPQMGYPSPLYPSRLVCPLHQSVSAYNTVSPLPVAQYVDNDSDDTPATNDPNIFVVDTDAGMFNYPYNGESPMPYDNVYGPSGLAPENMYPNGGYGAPQAFGYPPQFPFRANL; this is encoded by the coding sequence ATAATTCTTTTGCTTTTGTCGCTGCTGTCGGCTGCTGCCTCAGTCGGTGATGGCACCTCTAGTGTCGCCGGCACTGCGAAGCCTCCACCAGCCGGAGCCGTCAGTAGCTTCCCGGGACAGAAGAGGCGCGCACCTGACAGGAAACTTCCAGCCAGCGCGCAAGGTCAGGGAACGCAGACCCGCCGACCAACACGGAAGCCAGCGAAACAGCGGCCTGCCAGGAGACCGCAGCGCAGACCTGTCCAGCAGGGCAACACGCAGGACACTAACGGCAACCAGGCGGGAGCAGCTGCGTCCGACCCCTGGCAGACTCCTTCCTACCTCGTTTGCTATCTGTACCCTGCATCCCCAGTCTACCAGGATATCAGTCCAAATCAACCATTTGCCGCCACCAGCAACGGAGCTGTGTATCCGCCTTACATTGGTTACAAAATCTCAGCACCGACGAATGTGGGAAGCGGCGCATCTGACGATTCGGTGAATAAGATGTTTGTGCCGCAAATGGGGTACCCTAGCCCACTTTATCCATCGAGACTAGTATGTCCGCTTCACCAATCTGTGAGCGCGTACAATACAGTTTCACCACTGCCAGTTGCACAATATGTTGACAATGATTCAGACGACACGCCGGCTACTAATGATCCTAATATATTTGTTGTGGATACAGATGCTGGAATGTTCAATTATCCTTACAATGGGGAATCCCCAATGCCCTACGACAATGTCTACGGACCATCTGGGCTTGCACCAGAGAATATGTACCCAAATGGTGGCTACGGGGCACCTCAAGCATTTGGTTACCCACCTCAATTTCCCTTTCGAGCTAATTTATga